A portion of the Thioflavicoccus mobilis 8321 genome contains these proteins:
- a CDS encoding AcrVA2 family anti-CRISPR protein, translating into MRVEPSAPSARPREILATFGRAYPHLWSAVDRLRAMRADDFPEWPDWCFLPMQGAYAILSGGGDRRVPLDRIHHVGIVAALAAWRVTQGVYLFDPAVAEAVAATPLDGELPTDLLYRLPEWCVYIETPDRTWEGRALHGFWAHVEWEEGDGANELRLVLDTAETPDLALDPVRGLIPVPLILGEGSLADALDRLAASSRRRLEAMGLQNLAMPPSAPSRLLGETQPLVALVLYLCAENAEIGDGTRRPSVPVPKRTKRGPRLFPPDRLTAWDVGLRLGAALRRAESSDEPGVEQGERARPRAHIRRAHWHTFRVGEGRRGYKVKWMAPTPVNVRDPEALPATLRPVS; encoded by the coding sequence GTGAGGGTAGAGCCGTCGGCGCCGAGTGCCCGTCCGCGCGAGATCCTCGCGACCTTCGGTCGGGCCTATCCGCATCTGTGGTCTGCGGTGGACCGGTTGCGCGCGATGCGGGCCGATGATTTCCCGGAGTGGCCGGACTGGTGTTTTCTGCCGATGCAGGGCGCCTACGCGATTCTCAGCGGTGGCGGCGATCGGCGTGTCCCGCTGGATCGCATCCATCACGTTGGCATCGTTGCGGCCCTTGCGGCTTGGCGGGTCACGCAGGGTGTCTATCTTTTCGATCCCGCGGTCGCGGAGGCTGTCGCGGCCACGCCTCTGGATGGCGAGCTGCCGACCGATTTGCTGTACCGACTACCGGAATGGTGTGTCTACATCGAGACCCCGGACCGGACTTGGGAGGGACGGGCGCTTCACGGCTTCTGGGCGCACGTCGAGTGGGAAGAGGGGGACGGCGCCAACGAGCTGCGTCTGGTGCTCGACACGGCGGAGACCCCGGACCTCGCACTCGATCCGGTGCGGGGCCTCATCCCTGTGCCCTTGATCCTCGGCGAGGGCTCCCTGGCCGATGCGCTGGATCGGCTGGCTGCGAGCAGCCGGCGCCGGCTCGAGGCCATGGGCCTCCAGAATCTGGCGATGCCACCGTCAGCCCCATCGCGACTGCTTGGCGAGACGCAGCCCCTGGTGGCCCTGGTTCTCTACCTGTGCGCGGAAAACGCCGAGATCGGTGATGGCACCCGTCGTCCGTCAGTCCCGGTGCCCAAACGGACCAAACGCGGTCCGCGCCTGTTTCCGCCAGACCGGCTGACGGCCTGGGACGTGGGCTTGCGGTTGGGGGCGGCATTGCGCCGCGCCGAATCCTCGGATGAGCCAGGCGTTGAGCAGGGTGAGCGGGCCAGACCGCGCGCCCATATCCGCCGGGCGCACTGGCATACCTTCCGGGTCGGAGAAGGCCGGCGCGGCTACAAGGTCAAGTGGATGGCGCCGACGCCGGTGAACGTGCGTGACCCGGAGGCCCTGCCGGCGACGCTGCGGCCGGTCTCATGA
- a CDS encoding tyrosine-type recombinase/integrase, whose amino-acid sequence MANELVSAKSGVLTASGDARGLPSLIVRAGGGAERRYLEFFAAQIRNRNTREAYLRAVRDFLDWAETEARIEDLLDIEPLHVAAWVEIKTQTYEAQSVKQQLAALRHLFDWLVTGHVLHTNPASFVRGPKFSYTKGKTPILTPTEARKLIRSIPTDTLVGLRDRALIGLMIYTFARVSAAVTMNVKDVYRKQESLWVRLHEKGGKHHEMPCQHNLKEWLQEYIEAAGIAEDLNGPLFRTVDRKTKQLGANRLDRQRAWAMVKRRAKKAGIDTPGICNHTFRGTGITAYLENPEAKLEHAQQMAAHSDPKTTRLYDRRSDQVSLDEVERIGI is encoded by the coding sequence ATGGCGAACGAGCTGGTTTCGGCGAAATCTGGGGTTCTGACGGCATCTGGCGACGCGCGGGGATTGCCGTCGCTGATCGTGCGCGCTGGCGGCGGTGCCGAGCGGCGCTACCTGGAGTTCTTCGCGGCACAGATCCGCAACCGGAACACGCGCGAGGCGTATCTGCGCGCCGTCCGTGACTTCCTCGACTGGGCCGAGACCGAGGCCAGGATCGAGGATCTCCTCGACATCGAGCCTCTGCATGTCGCGGCCTGGGTCGAGATCAAGACACAGACCTACGAGGCGCAGAGCGTCAAGCAGCAGCTCGCGGCGCTGCGCCATCTGTTCGACTGGCTGGTCACCGGTCATGTCCTGCATACCAATCCGGCATCCTTCGTCCGGGGGCCGAAATTCTCCTACACCAAGGGCAAGACACCGATCCTGACGCCGACCGAGGCCCGGAAGCTGATCCGGTCGATCCCGACCGACACCCTGGTCGGCCTGCGGGACCGGGCGCTGATCGGGCTCATGATCTACACCTTCGCGCGGGTCTCGGCGGCGGTGACCATGAACGTCAAGGACGTGTACCGCAAGCAGGAGTCCCTGTGGGTGCGCCTGCACGAGAAAGGCGGCAAGCACCACGAGATGCCCTGCCAACATAATCTAAAGGAATGGCTCCAGGAGTACATCGAGGCCGCAGGCATCGCCGAGGACCTGAACGGGCCGCTGTTCCGGACCGTGGATCGCAAGACCAAGCAGCTCGGCGCCAACCGCCTCGATCGGCAACGCGCCTGGGCCATGGTCAAGCGCCGGGCGAAAAAGGCCGGCATCGACACACCCGGCATCTGCAACCACACCTTCCGCGGCACCGGAATCACGGCCTACCTGGAGAACCCCGAGGCCAAGCTGGAGCACGCTCAGCAGATGGCCGCGCACTCGGACCCGAAGACCACACGCCTCTACGACCGTCGCAGCGACCAGGTCTCCCTCGATGAGGTCGAGCGGATCGGGATCTAG
- a CDS encoding HEAT repeat domain-containing protein, producing MAQAHAFISYVRENSDAVDMLVEELRSSAVSVWIDRNDISPGEYWKDAIHNAIADGAFFIACFSKELNERKESFMHGELRLAIDRLRNMPRERIWFIPVLLNETEIPSHRISSSETLREINAIRLFPDWQLGIKNILRAMKLEDPTVRRVLHLTNLVRYHERERLYATKQLIELGNAAAEAIPALITALRDEEETVRASAADALGEIGLPAVPALITALRDEEWEVRERAAEALEKIGPAASQAIPALITALRDEEDTVRASAADALGEIGLPAVPALITALRDEEGEVRAFATRALGEIGTPAVPDLITAYHDEEAAVRASAAIALGKIGTAFREPFPGARKTIHYKDDSNVDDDMRCIATEAFEQIGIPADGVVPILITALGHEEWIVRERAAEALGKVGPAASEAIPALIAALRRNYRDFGMIKKIAEALGEIGPAASEAVSDLIVAIRDLSQGIGDPGWEISKGEAREQLSDALGKIGPAAVPALMTALRDDEDEVRESAAGALGEIGPAASEAIPALNEAVQDTKSFVRESAARALMQIQMITA from the coding sequence TTGGCACAGGCACACGCCTTCATTTCCTATGTTCGCGAGAATAGCGATGCTGTTGATATGCTCGTAGAAGAACTGCGCTCATCTGCTGTCAGCGTCTGGATCGATCGAAACGACATTTCTCCAGGTGAATACTGGAAAGATGCCATACATAATGCCATCGCAGATGGGGCTTTTTTTATCGCCTGTTTCTCAAAAGAATTAAATGAACGAAAAGAATCGTTTATGCATGGCGAACTCCGGCTCGCTATAGACAGATTGAGAAACATGCCAAGGGAACGGATATGGTTTATTCCCGTTCTTCTAAACGAGACTGAAATACCATCCCACCGCATATCCAGTTCGGAAACTCTGCGAGAGATTAACGCCATCAGGCTTTTTCCGGACTGGCAGCTAGGCATTAAGAATATTTTGAGGGCAATGAAGCTCGAAGACCCCACTGTTCGACGCGTTCTGCACTTGACGAACTTGGTTAGGTACCACGAGCGAGAGCGTCTGTATGCCACAAAGCAATTGATTGAACTAGGTAATGCCGCCGCCGAGGCCATTCCCGCCCTGATTACGGCCCTTCGCGACGAAGAAGAGACCGTGCGTGCGTCCGCCGCGGATGCGCTTGGAGAGATTGGCCTCCCTGCCGTTCCCGCCCTGATTACGGCCCTTCGCGACGAAGAATGGGAGGTGCGCGAGCGCGCCGCCGAAGCGCTTGAAAAGATCGGGCCCGCTGCCAGCCAGGCCATTCCCGCCCTGATCACGGCCCTTCGCGATGAAGAAGATACCGTGCGTGCGTCCGCCGCGGATGCGCTTGGAGAGATTGGCCTCCCTGCCGTTCCCGCCCTGATTACGGCCCTTCGCGACGAAGAAGGGGAGGTGCGCGCGTTCGCCACCCGCGCGCTTGGAGAGATTGGCACCCCTGCTGTTCCCGACCTAATCACTGCCTACCACGACGAAGAGGCGGCCGTGCGCGCGTCTGCCGCAATAGCACTTGGGAAGATCGGCACCGCATTCCGGGAACCTTTTCCTGGCGCTAGAAAAACCATCCACTACAAAGATGACAGTAATGTAGACGATGATATGCGCTGTATCGCGACCGAAGCATTTGAGCAGATCGGCATCCCCGCCGACGGAGTCGTTCCCATCCTGATTACGGCCCTCGGCCACGAAGAGTGGATCGTACGCGAGCGCGCCGCCGAAGCGCTTGGAAAGGTCGGGCCCGCTGCCAGCGAGGCCATTCCCGCCCTGATCGCGGCACTCCGCAGAAACTATCGAGACTTTGGTATGATCAAGAAGATCGCCGAAGCACTTGGAGAAATCGGGCCCGCTGCCAGCGAGGCCGTTTCCGACCTGATCGTTGCCATCCGCGACTTGTCGCAGGGTATTGGTGATCCCGGCTGGGAAATTTCTAAAGGAGAAGCACGCGAGCAACTTTCTGACGCGCTTGGAAAGATCGGGCCTGCCGCTGTTCCCGCTCTGATGACCGCCCTTCGCGACGACGAAGACGAAGTGCGCGAGTCCGCCGCCGGCGCGCTTGGTGAGATTGGCCCTGCCGCCAGTGAAGCCATTCCAGCCTTGAACGAAGCCGTGCAAGACACCAAAAGCTTCGTGCGCGAGAGCGCCGCCCGCGCACTCATGCAAATTCAAATGATAACCGCCTAG
- the tnpC gene encoding IS66 family transposase, with the protein MTSAACDIADAPPEWPAERTELLARIAQLEQQLAWFQRQIFGEKSERRLLLPPPGQLSLGEGFTTPGAAPASDTPVSAHRRRTSRDTPEKEDEDEEALFFDSARVPVEVIAVPNPATDGLAPEDYEVIGEKVSYRLAQRPGSYVILKYVRPLIKRKDDQRLHCPPAPAGVLEGGRADVSFLAGLVIDKFLYHLPLYRQHQRLSAAGIEVSRAWLTQQVLAAALLLTPIVAAQLSGIRAARVKAMDETPIKAGRQGPGKLKKGYFWPIWGDTDEGGGGDIVFLYRPSRAARHVREGLGEHRVAGEVLISDGYSAYARYAERVGLTHAQCWAHTRRTFERAKEIEPAAVAEALDLIGAFYACERAIRKQGLRGEAKRDYRLTHAKPVVEGFFAWAEEQVERAALLPSNPLTKALHYALQRREALSVYLDDPDVPIDTNHLERALRPIPMGRKNWLFCWTEVGAEAVATLQSLIVTCQLHDIDPYVYLVDVLQRIDQHPAAEVHRLIPRLWKQQFAENLLRSDLSRSVPATQ; encoded by the coding sequence ATGACATCAGCGGCTTGTGACATCGCCGACGCCCCGCCGGAGTGGCCCGCCGAGCGCACGGAATTGCTCGCGCGCATCGCCCAGCTCGAGCAGCAGCTGGCCTGGTTTCAGCGCCAGATTTTCGGTGAGAAGTCCGAACGTCGCCTCCTGTTGCCGCCGCCCGGGCAGCTCTCCCTCGGCGAGGGATTCACCACGCCCGGTGCGGCGCCCGCGTCCGACACCCCGGTCAGTGCTCATCGCCGCCGCACCTCTCGCGACACGCCCGAGAAGGAGGATGAGGATGAGGAGGCGCTGTTCTTCGATTCCGCGCGGGTTCCGGTCGAGGTCATCGCCGTGCCCAACCCCGCGACCGACGGGCTCGCCCCCGAGGACTACGAGGTCATCGGCGAGAAGGTCAGCTATCGTCTTGCCCAGCGCCCGGGTAGCTACGTCATCCTCAAGTACGTGCGCCCCTTGATCAAGCGCAAGGACGATCAGCGCCTGCACTGCCCGCCGGCCCCGGCGGGCGTGCTCGAAGGGGGGCGGGCCGATGTCAGCTTCCTCGCCGGGCTGGTCATCGATAAGTTCCTCTACCACCTGCCGCTGTATCGTCAGCACCAGCGTCTCTCGGCCGCCGGCATCGAGGTCAGCCGCGCGTGGCTGACCCAGCAGGTGCTGGCCGCGGCCTTGCTGCTGACCCCGATCGTGGCCGCCCAGTTGAGCGGGATCCGCGCCGCGCGGGTCAAGGCGATGGATGAGACGCCGATCAAGGCCGGGCGCCAGGGGCCCGGCAAGCTCAAGAAGGGGTATTTCTGGCCCATCTGGGGCGATACCGATGAGGGTGGTGGCGGCGACATCGTCTTCCTCTACCGACCCTCGCGTGCCGCGCGGCATGTGCGCGAGGGGCTCGGGGAGCATCGGGTGGCAGGGGAGGTGCTCATCAGCGATGGGTATAGCGCCTATGCACGCTATGCCGAACGCGTGGGCCTCACCCATGCCCAGTGCTGGGCGCATACCCGGCGCACCTTCGAGCGCGCCAAGGAGATCGAGCCGGCGGCCGTCGCTGAGGCCTTGGACCTCATCGGTGCCTTCTATGCCTGCGAACGCGCCATCCGCAAGCAGGGCCTGCGGGGCGAGGCCAAGCGCGATTATCGCCTCACCCACGCCAAGCCCGTCGTCGAAGGCTTCTTCGCCTGGGCCGAGGAGCAGGTCGAACGGGCCGCGCTGCTGCCGAGCAATCCGCTCACCAAGGCGCTGCACTACGCCCTACAGCGCCGTGAGGCCTTGAGCGTCTACCTCGACGACCCCGATGTGCCGATCGACACCAACCACCTCGAGCGTGCCCTGCGCCCGATCCCGATGGGGCGTAAGAACTGGCTGTTCTGCTGGACCGAGGTCGGCGCCGAGGCGGTGGCCACGCTGCAGAGCCTGATCGTCACCTGCCAGCTCCACGACATCGACCCCTACGTCTACCTCGTCGATGTACTTCAGCGCATCGATCAGCACCCAGCCGCGGAGGTCCATCGGCTGATCCCTCGGCTGTGGAAGCAGCAATTCGCCGAGAACCTGCTACGCTCGGACCTCAGCCGATCGGTGCCGGCCACGCAATAA
- the tnpB gene encoding IS66 family insertion sequence element accessory protein TnpB (TnpB, as the term is used for proteins encoded by IS66 family insertion elements, is considered an accessory protein, since TnpC, encoded by a neighboring gene, is a DDE family transposase.), producing MFFPEGRVRVFLHGRPVDMRKSFTGLIALTQQALAQDPLSGHLFVFVNRRGDYLKVLYWDRSGFCLWCKRLERGRFISDWRKRQDQELDVTGLRLLLEGIEPARRRLRYAREGEKRTAIW from the coding sequence ATGTTCTTCCCCGAGGGTCGGGTGCGGGTCTTTCTCCACGGCCGCCCGGTCGACATGCGCAAGTCCTTCACCGGTCTGATTGCCTTGACGCAGCAGGCGCTCGCCCAGGATCCCCTTTCGGGGCATCTGTTCGTCTTCGTCAATCGCCGCGGTGATTATCTGAAGGTCCTCTACTGGGACCGCAGCGGCTTCTGTCTGTGGTGCAAGCGCCTGGAGCGCGGGCGCTTCATCAGTGATTGGCGCAAGCGCCAGGATCAGGAGCTCGACGTCACCGGTTTGCGGCTGCTGTTGGAGGGCATCGAGCCGGCGCGACGGCGTCTGCGCTATGCACGAGAAGGTGAAAAGAGAACCGCAATCTGGTAG
- a CDS encoding WGR domain-containing protein, with product MTPSATQRSWINPEKARYYQVFLDQDLFGDWTLIKVWGGIGSNHGRMHSSGVASYEAGIELVDEIARRRTRRGYRSAPTD from the coding sequence ATGACCCCTTCCGCGACACAACGCTCCTGGATCAACCCCGAGAAGGCCCGCTACTACCAGGTCTTCCTCGACCAGGACCTGTTCGGCGACTGGACTCTGATCAAGGTCTGGGGCGGCATCGGCTCGAACCACGGCCGGATGCACAGCAGCGGTGTCGCCTCGTACGAAGCCGGCATCGAGCTGGTCGACGAGATCGCCCGGCGCCGAACACGCCGCGGGTATCGTTCGGCGCCTACAGACTGA
- a CDS encoding 3'-5' exonuclease, with the protein MRTVFLDLETTGLDPRTDEIVEIGILDEDSQILLDTLVRPVRHRSWPGAQRFHGIAPADVQDAPTHEALRPRIIEAVSDALVVIYNAPFDAGFLRFELEASAEVRCAMREFAEVFGEWSDWHGNYRWQKLHVAAAYVGFDWDGASHRAINDCQATRAVWRYLRDPTERAKRDART; encoded by the coding sequence GTGAGAACCGTCTTCCTGGATCTGGAGACCACGGGGCTTGATCCCAGGACCGACGAGATCGTGGAGATCGGGATTCTGGACGAGGACAGCCAGATCCTGCTCGACACGCTCGTTCGGCCTGTGCGGCACCGGAGCTGGCCAGGTGCTCAGCGGTTCCACGGCATCGCACCGGCGGATGTCCAGGATGCGCCAACGCACGAAGCGCTTCGGCCGCGGATCATCGAAGCCGTCAGTGACGCCCTGGTGGTTATCTACAACGCGCCGTTCGACGCCGGCTTCCTGCGCTTCGAGCTGGAGGCCTCCGCCGAGGTCCGTTGTGCGATGCGGGAGTTCGCCGAGGTCTTCGGCGAGTGGAGCGACTGGCACGGCAACTACCGCTGGCAGAAGCTGCACGTCGCAGCGGCCTATGTCGGCTTCGACTGGGACGGCGCCAGCCATCGCGCGATCAACGATTGCCAGGCCACGCGGGCAGTTTGGCGATATCTGCGCGATCCGACCGAGCGGGCCAAGCGCGACGCGCGAACATGA
- a CDS encoding reverse transcriptase domain-containing protein, which produces MIDDSSHCPHRARAEKNASPLPVTDGKFDFVHEDAYLPPGADRQDRKIFEKQQEQHFRAIHRKVLQDRWIFSPFLEKSIPKIAGGERIISLATIRDTLVQRRLYEYLYPIVDPLLSDACCAYRRGSGAHNAIKQIRNALDAGYVHVLDADIKSFFDRVDHETLLAIARDLPIDERALRLLQIYLTTPRVTSEDRRKADSAKPRTKYSREPRTLGIPQGGVISGMLANLLLASFDKEMQQGEDILVRYADDFLVCCQTEQAANDADVRAAHALDALGGLELHPDKTAVRDATDGVDFVGFRIGRGFTRVRSANLAKFKKGIREVIDTHKPKTDSNWDLRRLSRRLSYKIQGPIDEIRKHNLAKHPHHRSWIGFYRIVDDEKQIKNLDRWIREQISRYVWQQHHKKVTAKHMREAGLPSLYGTLWKARKPPESA; this is translated from the coding sequence GTGATCGATGACAGCAGCCATTGTCCGCATCGCGCGCGGGCGGAGAAGAACGCCAGCCCCTTACCGGTTACTGACGGCAAATTCGACTTCGTCCACGAAGACGCCTACCTACCCCCCGGCGCCGACCGACAAGACCGAAAGATCTTCGAGAAGCAGCAGGAGCAGCATTTCCGCGCCATCCATCGCAAGGTTCTTCAAGACCGATGGATCTTCAGCCCCTTTCTGGAAAAGAGCATCCCCAAAATAGCAGGGGGCGAGCGCATCATCTCCCTCGCCACAATTCGCGACACGCTGGTTCAGCGCAGGCTCTATGAGTATCTGTATCCGATTGTGGACCCGCTGCTGAGCGATGCCTGCTGCGCCTACCGACGCGGCAGCGGAGCCCACAATGCCATCAAACAAATCAGGAACGCTCTGGACGCCGGCTATGTTCACGTTCTGGATGCGGACATCAAGAGCTTCTTCGATCGCGTCGATCATGAGACGCTGCTTGCCATCGCCCGGGACCTGCCAATCGACGAGCGCGCACTTCGACTCCTCCAAATCTACCTGACAACCCCGAGAGTCACCTCTGAGGATCGCCGGAAGGCCGACAGCGCAAAGCCCAGGACCAAGTACTCACGCGAGCCGCGCACGTTAGGGATACCCCAGGGTGGGGTCATCTCCGGCATGCTGGCCAATCTGCTTCTCGCCTCGTTCGACAAGGAGATGCAGCAAGGAGAGGACATCCTCGTCCGGTACGCCGATGACTTCTTGGTCTGCTGCCAAACTGAGCAAGCCGCGAACGACGCAGACGTGCGGGCCGCACATGCTCTCGATGCGCTCGGCGGCCTGGAACTCCACCCCGACAAGACCGCAGTGAGAGACGCGACCGATGGTGTCGATTTCGTCGGTTTCAGGATCGGCCGAGGCTTCACCCGAGTCCGTAGCGCGAACCTCGCGAAGTTCAAGAAGGGCATACGCGAAGTCATCGACACGCACAAGCCGAAGACCGATTCAAACTGGGATCTCCGTCGCCTCAGCCGTCGATTGAGCTACAAGATTCAAGGCCCCATCGACGAGATCAGGAAGCACAATCTCGCCAAGCATCCCCACCACCGAAGCTGGATCGGCTTCTACCGCATCGTCGATGACGAGAAGCAGATCAAGAACCTTGACCGATGGATTCGTGAGCAAATCTCGCGTTACGTCTGGCAACAACACCACAAAAAGGTGACCGCGAAACACATGCGGGAAGCAGGACTGCCTTCTCTCTACGGAACTCTATGGAAGGCGCGCAAACCACCGGAGAGCGCCTGA
- a CDS encoding ParA family protein, translating to MGEPPEMEQRQPGPRPVLLWHQKGGTGKTTLAVGCAAALAGLGRRVLLLDLDPQANAAAWGERFADALGVQVRCDSGLDLARRLGVDGPGLGAGFDDVLVDCPPTIGEHTLDIITAGDLLLIPARPAWPDIWALERVAVLLDDLRTRGDAPRATVIFNQVRDEDLHPFQAGAAELGFNVSEIAIPADAAWPALFTGGLPPPLIRTLLMEISPHLRPVCSADA from the coding sequence GTGGGTGAGCCCCCAGAGATGGAACAGCGGCAGCCTGGGCCGCGCCCAGTGCTGCTATGGCACCAGAAGGGCGGCACTGGCAAGACGACGCTCGCCGTCGGTTGTGCCGCTGCTCTTGCTGGCCTCGGGCGGCGTGTGTTGCTGCTCGACCTTGATCCCCAGGCCAACGCTGCGGCTTGGGGAGAGCGATTTGCCGACGCGCTTGGCGTGCAGGTGCGCTGCGACAGCGGCCTCGACTTGGCCCGCCGCCTCGGCGTTGATGGGCCCGGTCTCGGAGCAGGTTTCGACGACGTGTTGGTCGACTGTCCGCCGACGATCGGTGAGCATACGCTTGACATCATCACCGCGGGCGACCTGCTGCTGATCCCGGCCCGTCCGGCTTGGCCGGACATCTGGGCGCTGGAGCGAGTCGCAGTACTGCTTGACGATCTACGGACGAGGGGTGACGCACCCCGCGCCACCGTTATTTTCAACCAAGTGCGGGACGAGGACCTCCACCCATTTCAAGCGGGGGCTGCCGAACTGGGTTTCAATGTGAGCGAGATCGCGATTCCGGCCGACGCGGCTTGGCCGGCGCTGTTCACGGGCGGGCTGCCGCCGCCGTTGATCAGGACACTACTGATGGAGATCTCGCCGCATCTTCGCCCCGTGTGCAGCGCTGACGCTTGA
- the tnpA gene encoding IS66 family insertion sequence element accessory protein TnpA, with the protein MATTTRVRRTHADWQAVISRAERSSLSTAAFCAGEGISTASFYLWRKRWRASNPPQGDVGEEAPEFLDLGLLSRPANTEGASWDLELDLGDGVVLRLRRA; encoded by the coding sequence ATGGCCACGACCACCCGCGTGCGACGCACCCACGCCGATTGGCAAGCTGTCATCTCCCGCGCCGAGCGCAGCTCGCTGAGCACCGCCGCGTTCTGTGCGGGCGAGGGGATCAGCACCGCGAGCTTCTATCTGTGGCGCAAGCGCTGGCGTGCGAGCAACCCGCCGCAGGGCGATGTCGGCGAGGAGGCGCCTGAGTTTCTCGATCTCGGCCTGCTGTCGAGGCCGGCCAACACGGAAGGCGCATCCTGGGACCTCGAGCTCGACCTCGGCGACGGTGTCGTACTGCGTCTGAGGCGCGCGTAA